GGTTCCTCGCCGCGCGCAAGTTCAACCAGGGTTTCGCGACGGTGGAATATGTCGCCTGCGCGCTGATCGACCTCGAGTTCCACTCGCGGCCGGCCACGGCTGCGCAGAACGTGCGCGCGTTCGAGGCCAAGGAGATGGCCAAGATCGGCATGCCAGAGGAGATCGCGCTGCGGCACCGGCCGACACACTTCAGCCACATCTTCTCCGGTGATCACTATGCTGCGGGCTACTACAGCTACATGTGGTCGGAGGTGATGGATGCGGACGCGTTCGGCGCGTTCGAGGAGGCGGGCGACATCTTCGATGCCGCGACCGCCAAGCGGCTGTTCGATGACATCTATTCCTCAGGTGGATCACGCGATCCTGAAGAGGCCTATATTGCGTTCCGCGGCCGCAAGCCGGAGCCTGAGGCGCTGCTTCGCCGTCGCGGACTGACTGAAGCCCCCGCCGTCGCTGCCTGAACGGAGCCCCGATGCGCCGCCTCGTCCTTCTGCCGCTGATTGCAGCTTTCGCGATCTGGGTGCGCCCGGCTGCGGCGCATCCGCACGTCTGGGTCACCTCGCAGAGCGAATTGGTCTACGGCGCCGACGGCGCGATCACCGGCATCCGCCACACCTGGAAGTTCGACGACATGTTCTCCGCCTACGCGGTGCAGGACATTCAGAACAAGGACAAGGGCGTCTACACCCGCGAGGAACTGGCGCCGCTGGCACAGATCAATGTCGATTCGCTGAAGGAGTTCGACTTCTTCACCTTCGCCAAGGCCGGCAAGACCAAGGAGCAGTTCCTCGAACCGGTCGATTACTTCCTCGAATATAGAGACAGCGCGCTGATCCTGCATTTCACCCTGCCGTTTAAGCAGCCGGTGAAGGCGAAGGAGCTGGCGCTGGAAATCTACGATCCGAGCTATTTCGTCGGTTTCGATCTCGCCGCCACCGATCCGATCAAGCTGGTCGGTGCGCCCGCGAGCTGCAAGGCCGCCGTGCAGCGTCCGGACAGCAAGAGCACCCAGGCGCCGATCAGCGAGCAGAGCTTCCTCGACGGCAACGTCAACTACGGCGCGATGTTCTCCAACAAGATCATGGTGGATTGCCCGTGACGGCAAAACTCTGTGTGGGCCTGCGGCACGCCGCATGGTTGGCCGCCGCCGTCGTCGTGCTGGCTGCATTCGACGGCGCCCTGCATCTCGTGTCCGCCCAGGTGACGCCGTTCGGCGGCCGACCCACCACGCCGCCGCCGCAGGAGGCAGGCGGGGTGATCGGCTGGATCCTCGCCAAGCAGGCGGAGTTCTACCGCGCGCTTTCTGGCACCATTCGCGCGGCGAAGACCGACGGCAGCGCGCTGTGGACGCTGATCGGCATCTCGTTTGCCTACGGCGTGTTCCATGCCGCTGGCCCAGGCCACGGCAAGGCGGTGATCTCGTCCTATCTTGTCGCCAACGAGGAGACCGCACGGCGCGGCATCGTGCTGTCGTTCGTCTCGGCGATGCTGCAGGCAGTGGTGGCGGTGCTGATCGTCGGCATCGGCGCTTGGCTGCTCGGCGCCACCGCGCGCACGCTCTGCAGCACCGAACGCATCATCGAGATCGTCAGCTACGGATTGATCGCGGTGCTCGGCGCCTGGCTGGTGTTCACCAAAGGGCGCGGCCTGCTGCGCACGCTGCCGGCCTTCGGCGCGGCACCAGCGCCGGCGCTCGCGCACGCGGCCGCCGGCGGCCACGATCACGGCCACCGCCACCACGGTCATGATCATGGGCACGGCCATGCCCACCACGATCACACGCATCATGCTCATGCGCATGATCATCGGCATGATCACCACGACCACACGCACGGTCACGCGCCCGGCCATGCGCATGCCGCGCACAATCCGGCGCATGGCGCGCCCGGTCACGTCCATGACGAACATTGCGGCCACAACCATGGCCCCGATCCGAGTGAACTGGCTGGTCCCGGCGGCTGGTCGCGCGGCCTGGGAGCGATTTTCGCAGTCGGTCTGCGGCCCTGCTCGGGGGCGATCCTGGTGCTGGTGTTCGCGCTGGCGCAGGGACTGTTCTATGCCGGGATCGCTGCGACCTTCGCGATGGGCGTCGGCACCGCGCTGACGGTCGCGGCGATCGCCGTGGTCGCGGTCAGCGCCAAGGGGCTCGCCCGCCGCCTGACCGCGCATCGTGATGGTCTGGGCGCGGTGGTGCTGCGCGGTCTTGAATTCGCCGCCGCTTGCGTGGTGCTGTTCTTCGGCACCGGGTTGCTTTTGGGCTATCTCGCGGCGGAACGGACGGTCTGCTTCTGATCCGCCGCAGGCGTCGCGCGGGACGACGACCGCCTCGCGAGGACGGGCGAGATCAAGTCGGGGCAAGCCGATGGCGTTCGCGATCAAGGCCGGTATTGACGATCCGCGCGCCAGGACCTTTGCGTTCACCGCGCAGAAGACGATGTATAGCGGCAAGCATATCGCCAAGGGCGGCGTCATCTTCCTGTTCGCGAGCGAGAACGAAGGCGGTCAAGGCCTGATCGCGCGCGGCGTGGTCACTCCGGCCGAGGCCCCGCAGACCCGGCATCGCCCGTCAGACGCCGCGGGTGAGCATCACGGCCGCGCGCGCGGCGCTGGCGAAGCGGCGGCTGGGACGCAAGGAGCTCAAGCCGTTTGCTGATTGGAATGACGGCCAGCCGGAAACCGAACTCAACTTCAAGTTCTACCGTCAGGCGACGGACAAGATCGTCGGCCTCTCGCCAGGCGCGGCCGCGTTGCTCGCGACGTTTTTCTGAGAGCCTGGCCTCTTCAAGCCAGCCGCGTATGAGCCGTATCGGCGTGCGGCACTCGCTCAGCCGTGGGCATTTGGTGCGGCACAGTGAATAAATGATCTTAGAATAACTTGACAGTCGGGGGGCGACAGGCGAAGGCACCGCCACCATGAGCGCCGATACGCCTGCTATGCCGAACATCGGACCCGCGCGCGCGGAGCGCGTCGGCGTGCTGCTGGTCAACCTCGGCACCCCGGATACCGCCGACGCCCGGGGCGTGCGAGTCTACCTGCGTGAATTTCTGTCCGACGCCCGGGTGATCGAGGATCAGGGGCTGCTCTGGAAGCTGATCCTCAACGGCATCATCCTCGTGGTGCGGCCGCGTCGCAAGGCGCTCGACTACCAGAAGATCTGGAACATCGAGAAGAACGAGTCGCCGCTCAAGACCATCACCCGCGCCCAGGCCGAGAAGCTCGCAGCCTCGCTCGCAGACTCGCAGGTGGTGGTCGATTGGGGAATGCGCTACGGCAACCCGTCGATCCGCGCGCGGATGGAGGCGCTGGCGGCGCAGGGCTGCAAACGCATCCTGGTGGTGCCGCTCTATCCGCAGTATTCGGCGGCGACCACCGCCACCGTCTGCGACGAGGTTTCGCGGGTGCTGCAGAGCATGCGTGCGCAGCCGGCGGTGCGGTTCGCGCCGGCCTATCCGGTGGACGCGACCTACATCGATGCGCTCGCCGCCTCGATCACCGCGCATCTGGCGACGCTGCCGTTCAAGCCGGAGCTGATCGTCGCCTCGTTCCACGGCATGCCGCAGAAATATGTCGATCTCGGCGATCCCTATTACGAGCAGTGCGTCGCGACCACCGAAGCGCTGCGCACCAAGCTCGGGCTCGGCATCGAAGACTTGCAACTGACGTTCCAGTCGCGCTTCGGCAACGACGAATGGCTGCAGCCCTACACCGACAAGACCATCGCAGGCCTGGCCAAATCCGGCATCCGCAGGATCGCGGTTGTGACGCCGGGGTTCGCGGCGGACTGCCTTGAGACGCTGGAGGAGATCGCGCAGGAGAATGCCGAGATCTTCAAGCACAACGGCGGCGAGCAGTTCGCCTTCATTCCTTGCCTGAACGACAGCGACGGCGGCATGGACGTGATTCGTCAGCTGGTGATGCGCGAGCTGCAGGGTTGGATCTGATACCGGGACTGCCTCCGATCGAGGCTGGGGTCGGGTCGCCCTCCGGCCGCGCGACGGTCTTCGCAGACAGGTCAAAAACTCCGTCGCTGTCTTGTGCGCTGTCTCCGTTCTCCATGCGCCGCTTGAGTCTGCAAGGTGCCAAAGCCGGCTGCCGCTTACATCTATTCTTGTTGCCAAACCTTCGGCGCGGCACTGACGTCCGCATCGAACCTGAAGCGGTGACTGGCCGACCAACGCCAAGCCCATTAAAGGAGAGCCGCCCATGGCATGGCGGCATGCGCATAACGCGAAACGGGTTGCCCACTGCAACGCCGTGTTCCACACTCGCCTGCGGCAGGGAGACGAACCAATGTCGGGCTTTGACATCTTTGTGATCATTCTGGTGCTGCTGGCGATCCTGACGCTGTTCGCAGGCGTCAAGACAGTGTCGCAGGGCTACAACTGGACGATCGAGCGGTTCGGCCGCTACACGCGGACGCTGCATCCCGGCCTCAACCTGATCATTCCGTTCTTCGATCGCGTCGGCCGCAAGATCAACATCATGGAGCAGGTGATCGACGTGCCGCAGCAGGAGGTCATCACCAAGGACAACGCCACTATCACCGTGGACGGCGTGGCGTTCTTCCAGGTGTTCGATGCGGCAAAGGCGAGCTACGAGGTGGCGAATCTGAACCAGGCGATCGTCACGCTAACGATGACCAACATCCGTTCGGTGATGGGCTCGATGGATCTCGACCAGGTGCTGTCGCACCGCGACGAGATTAACGAGCGGCTGTTGCGCGTGGTCGACGCGGCGGTCTCGCCCTGGGGCGTGAAGGTCAATCGTATCGAGATCAAGGACATCGTGCCGCCGACCGATCTGGTGGAAGCGATGGCGCGACAGATGAAGGCCGAGCGCGTCAAGCGCGCCGACATCCTGCAGGCGGAAGGCCAGCGCCAGTCGGAGATCCTGCGCGCCGAGGGCGAAAAGCAGGCGCAGATCCTGCAAGCCGAAGGCCGTAGAGAGGCCGCGTTCCGCGACGCTGAGGCCCGCGAGCGCGCCGCCGAGGCCGAAGCGAAGGCGACGCAGATGGTGTCCGAGGCGATCGGCAAGGGCGACGTGTCGGCGCTCAACTACTTCATCGCCGACCGCTACATCAAGGCGTTCGGCGAAATCGCCCGCTCGCCGAACCAGAAGATCGTGATGCTGCCGATCGAGGCGACCAGCGTGCTGGGCTCGCTTGCCGGCATCAGCGAAATCGCCAAGGCGACGTTCGGCGGCGAAGGGGCGGGCGTCGCATCGGCGGCGCGGCGCAGCAGCGGCACGGTGCCGAATGCGGGCGGGCCACCGCAGGCGGGGTAACGGACGAATTCGATGGAGATGGAACGAAGCGGATGATGTGGGACATTCTGGTCAAGCTGGGCACCTGGAACTGGTTGATCCTCGGCTTGATGCTGTTGGCGCTGGAACTGCTGGCGCCGGGGGTCTTCCTGATGTGGCTCGGGCTCGCGGCGCTGCTGGTCGGCGTGGTCTCGCTGATCGTCAACTGGATGTGGCAGGTGCAGGTGATTGCGTTCGCGGCGTTCGCGCTTGCCGCGGTGCCGCTGTGGCGGCGCGTGGCCGCACGCAATGTCGCCGGTCCCGACAGTGCATTCCTCAATCGACGTGCCGATGCGCTGGTCGGTCGCGTGTTCACGCTGGAGAAGCCGATCGTCGATGGCAGCGGCACGGTGCGGATCGACGATACCGTGTGGCGCGTGAACGGCCCTGACGCTCCGGCGGGAAGCCGCGTCAAGGTGGTGCGTGCCGACGGCGCCAGCCTGTCGGTGGAAGCGGCGGCGGGCTGATCCTGCCGTTCTCGTCCTCCTCTGCCGATGGGGAAGCTATCGTCGCGGTCGCATCAATCCAAGGCGATCACACTCTAAGATCCGACACGACCCTCATGGTGAAGAGCGCGGAGCGCGTCTCGAACCATGAGGCCCAGGGGCCGGCCTCATCCTTCGAGACGGCGCTATGCGCCTCCTCAGGACGAGGAACGCGCGCCATTTTTTTGGGGTGCGTTCTCACGCGAACCGGTGCCCGTCCCGGATTAAGTCCGGGACAAATCGACAATGCTTTAGCCCGGCAGGCCAAAATAGCGGGCAGCGGCGGCGACGCCCATGCCGGTGATCACGGCGACGAAGTCGCTGCGCGTCAGCCACATCGAGGCCATCGCCGAGGTCACCGCGAGCGCTGCGACCGCGCCGCCCTGGACCACGACCGGCAGCACGGCGGCGGCGATGATCGAACCGGGCAGGGCGTCCAGCATGCGCTTGATCCGCGGCGTCACCGGCACGAAGCCCATCAGCCAGAAGCCGGCGCTGCGCAGCAGGATGGTGACGAGCGCCATCACGGCCACGACGATCATCACGTCGGTTCGCATCAGCTCAGCCATCCGCGCGCTCCTCGCCGAGGAAGCCCGCGCTGAGCGAGCCGACGACGGCGCCCGCGAGGATGAACCAGTAGCCCGGCACGAGCTGGTTGACGGCGAGCGCGACCAGGCCCGCGATCACCCATGGGATCGCCCGCCGCCCCCCGCGATAGTTCGGGATCAAAAGCGCCGCGAAGAATGCGGGCATCAGGAGATCGATGCCGTAGGTCTTCGGATTGGCGATTCGCTCGGCGAGCAGGTAGCCTGGGATTGCCGCGAACGTCCACGAGAAATAAGACAGGACATGGCCGCCGAGGAAGTACGATGCATCGGCGCCGCCGGCTTCGCGATAGCGCATCGACAGCAGCCAGCCGGCATCTGTGATGATCGTCAGCGGCGGATACACCTGCCAGCCCGGCAGCGAGCCGAGCCAGGGCCTAAGCGAGGCGCCCATCAGGAAGAAGCGGACGTTGATCGTCGCCGTCACCAGCATCAGCGCGGCGACGGTCGAGGGCGTCAGCACGTCGGGCCAGGCTTGCACCGCGACGAACTGCGACATGCCGGCATAGACGATGCCGGTCATCGTCACCGCCTCGATCAACGTGAAGCCCTTCTGCGCGGCGAGCGCGCCGAACGCCATGCCGAACACGAACTGGCCGGGCAGCAGCGGCGCCATCGCGCGCGCGCCCAGCACCAGCCCGGCGCGGGACCAGTAGGCGGGACGCGGCTCCAAGCCGGCGGCGGACTCCCTCTCCGGACGCGTTGCCGACGAGTCCGGTCTCGGAGCTTTGTGAGAGGGCATGATGACGCTGCTTCAACCGGTTTGCTCCACCGAAGTCAACGCGACATTCGGAGGGGCCGTGTTGCATGCGGCGCGGGTGCTGACCGAAGGCTCTGCGTGCGCGATGGAACGATCGCGCGATGATCGATAGGGGTTACGATCACTTTGCCGTCATTCCTTGTCGAGATCATGACCTTGCGGCGGGTTCATGCCGCCGGCTCACGTCTCGGCGCTCGGATGCCAGCGCGGTGCATAGCCGCGTGCCAGGACTTGGGCGATCGACGGCGGCGTCAGCATCGCGACGGTCCGCCCGCGCGGGCGCGGCCGCCGCTCGGTGTAACCCTGCGGCGTCCAGCGCAGGAGTTCAACACCCCTCACCGCGAACGCATCGGTTCCCGAGAAGGTGATGAAGACGCCATCCGGCAGATGGTCGAGGGTGCGCCGGTGCAGCCGCTTGGCGCGGCCGTCGAGTCGCTCGGCATGCAGGACGTCGTCCATCGCCGGCGCGCTGGCGCGCTCGGCATGGCCGGAGAATTTCTGCGCGAAGTCGGTCGCCTCGGCGCGACGGCATTCGAAGCAGGGGCGGTGGCCTGCGGCCAGCGCGGTCGGCTCGTCGAGGAAGAACAGCTCGGTGTAATAGCGGCCCCAGACGTCGCGCTGCCGGCCTTTGAAGTCGAGCACGCAGCAGATCCACATGCGCGAGACATGGCGGCGGCGCGACAGGGTCTTGTCGTCGCGATGAAACCTGCCGCCGCGGTTGCCGAACAGCGTGCCGCGCGCTTCGACCGCGAGCAGCTCTCCGAACGGATCGACGCGGTTTTGCAGCGGCATGATGCAACACCCTAGG
The sequence above is drawn from the Afipia sp. P52-10 genome and encodes:
- a CDS encoding DUF1007 family protein — encoded protein: MRRLVLLPLIAAFAIWVRPAAAHPHVWVTSQSELVYGADGAITGIRHTWKFDDMFSAYAVQDIQNKDKGVYTREELAPLAQINVDSLKEFDFFTFAKAGKTKEQFLEPVDYFLEYRDSALILHFTLPFKQPVKAKELALEIYDPSYFVGFDLAATDPIKLVGAPASCKAAVQRPDSKSTQAPISEQSFLDGNVNYGAMFSNKIMVDCP
- a CDS encoding nickel/cobalt transporter, whose protein sequence is MPVTAKLCVGLRHAAWLAAAVVVLAAFDGALHLVSAQVTPFGGRPTTPPPQEAGGVIGWILAKQAEFYRALSGTIRAAKTDGSALWTLIGISFAYGVFHAAGPGHGKAVISSYLVANEETARRGIVLSFVSAMLQAVVAVLIVGIGAWLLGATARTLCSTERIIEIVSYGLIAVLGAWLVFTKGRGLLRTLPAFGAAPAPALAHAAAGGHDHGHRHHGHDHGHGHAHHDHTHHAHAHDHRHDHHDHTHGHAPGHAHAAHNPAHGAPGHVHDEHCGHNHGPDPSELAGPGGWSRGLGAIFAVGLRPCSGAILVLVFALAQGLFYAGIAATFAMGVGTALTVAAIAVVAVSAKGLARRLTAHRDGLGAVVLRGLEFAAACVVLFFGTGLLLGYLAAERTVCF
- the hemH gene encoding ferrochelatase; protein product: MSADTPAMPNIGPARAERVGVLLVNLGTPDTADARGVRVYLREFLSDARVIEDQGLLWKLILNGIILVVRPRRKALDYQKIWNIEKNESPLKTITRAQAEKLAASLADSQVVVDWGMRYGNPSIRARMEALAAQGCKRILVVPLYPQYSAATTATVCDEVSRVLQSMRAQPAVRFAPAYPVDATYIDALAASITAHLATLPFKPELIVASFHGMPQKYVDLGDPYYEQCVATTEALRTKLGLGIEDLQLTFQSRFGNDEWLQPYTDKTIAGLAKSGIRRIAVVTPGFAADCLETLEEIAQENAEIFKHNGGEQFAFIPCLNDSDGGMDVIRQLVMRELQGWI
- a CDS encoding SPFH domain-containing protein → MSGFDIFVIILVLLAILTLFAGVKTVSQGYNWTIERFGRYTRTLHPGLNLIIPFFDRVGRKINIMEQVIDVPQQEVITKDNATITVDGVAFFQVFDAAKASYEVANLNQAIVTLTMTNIRSVMGSMDLDQVLSHRDEINERLLRVVDAAVSPWGVKVNRIEIKDIVPPTDLVEAMARQMKAERVKRADILQAEGQRQSEILRAEGEKQAQILQAEGRREAAFRDAEARERAAEAEAKATQMVSEAIGKGDVSALNYFIADRYIKAFGEIARSPNQKIVMLPIEATSVLGSLAGISEIAKATFGGEGAGVASAARRSSGTVPNAGGPPQAG
- a CDS encoding NfeD family protein, whose amino-acid sequence is MWDILVKLGTWNWLILGLMLLALELLAPGVFLMWLGLAALLVGVVSLIVNWMWQVQVIAFAAFALAAVPLWRRVAARNVAGPDSAFLNRRADALVGRVFTLEKPIVDGSGTVRIDDTVWRVNGPDAPAGSRVKVVRADGASLSVEAAAG
- a CDS encoding AzlD family protein, encoding MAELMRTDVMIVVAVMALVTILLRSAGFWLMGFVPVTPRIKRMLDALPGSIIAAAVLPVVVQGGAVAALAVTSAMASMWLTRSDFVAVITGMGVAAAARYFGLPG
- a CDS encoding AzlC family ABC transporter permease, whose translation is MPSHKAPRPDSSATRPERESAAGLEPRPAYWSRAGLVLGARAMAPLLPGQFVFGMAFGALAAQKGFTLIEAVTMTGIVYAGMSQFVAVQAWPDVLTPSTVAALMLVTATINVRFFLMGASLRPWLGSLPGWQVYPPLTIITDAGWLLSMRYREAGGADASYFLGGHVLSYFSWTFAAIPGYLLAERIANPKTYGIDLLMPAFFAALLIPNYRGGRRAIPWVIAGLVALAVNQLVPGYWFILAGAVVGSLSAGFLGEERADG